A window of the Pedobacter frigiditerrae genome harbors these coding sequences:
- a CDS encoding PorP/SprF family type IX secretion system membrane protein codes for MMKRILAAIFVFCLSFGFLITKAQDHVFSQFFNAPIYLNPSLTGQFDGDLRLNMIYRNQWSSLGGDLSYINASVDVAVPKLAGGVGLSFNRSSEGVAYLTKNNVAATYSYSVGDDEFLASFGIQAGFTNRSIDWRKLVFSDQLDRRIGYDPSVISSAQLPEVSNRFFFDPAAGVNFVYRNAMLGASVYHINRPDESFSGTQARLPARFVINASFKMPLSYNYNYMEDEGAFLIPSVVYYKQGNVSSISAGAQFKYRGFNAGAWYRTNQQGGSDAFVLSLIVDVFLQRRDTEKIRFGVSHDATTSKINYTNTSGTTEGSIGYEKYWANSTRTKKYNGLRCSAFY; via the coding sequence ATGATGAAAAGGATTTTAGCGGCGATTTTTGTTTTTTGCTTGAGCTTTGGGTTTTTAATTACTAAGGCTCAAGACCATGTATTTTCTCAATTTTTTAACGCTCCTATCTATCTAAACCCATCGCTTACTGGCCAATTTGACGGCGATTTAAGATTGAATATGATTTATCGAAACCAATGGAGTTCGTTAGGAGGAGATCTTTCCTACATCAATGCATCTGTTGATGTTGCTGTACCCAAACTTGCTGGTGGTGTTGGTCTATCCTTTAATAGAAGTAGCGAAGGAGTAGCCTATCTTACAAAAAACAACGTTGCCGCCACTTATTCTTATAGTGTTGGTGACGATGAATTTTTAGCCTCTTTTGGGATACAGGCTGGTTTTACCAATAGAAGCATAGATTGGCGAAAACTGGTATTTAGTGATCAATTAGATAGGAGAATAGGTTACGATCCAAGTGTGATTTCTTCTGCACAACTACCAGAAGTTTCTAACCGTTTTTTCTTTGACCCTGCAGCTGGAGTAAACTTTGTTTATCGCAATGCGATGCTTGGGGCATCAGTTTATCACATTAATAGACCAGACGAATCTTTTAGCGGTACACAAGCAAGGCTACCAGCCAGATTTGTAATTAATGCTAGTTTTAAAATGCCATTAAGTTATAATTACAACTATATGGAAGACGAAGGCGCTTTCTTAATACCTTCAGTGGTTTATTACAAACAAGGTAACGTTAGCTCAATCAGTGCAGGTGCGCAATTTAAATACAGGGGTTTTAATGCTGGCGCTTGGTACAGGACCAACCAACAAGGTGGTTCAGATGCCTTTGTGCTTTCGCTCATTGTAGATGTGTTCCTCCAACGCAGGGATACCGAGAAAATAAGATTTGGCGTAAGTCATGATGCTACTACTTCTAAAATCAATTATACCAATACAAGCGGTACAACAGAAGGTAGCATCGGCTACGAAAAATATTGGGCAAACAGTACGAGAACTAAAAAGTATAACGGCTTAAGGTGTTCTGCATTTTACTAA
- a CDS encoding YdeI/OmpD-associated family protein, which produces MNPKVDFYFNKSKWQQELTQLRAIALDCGLTEELKWGCPCYTLQNNNIVLIHEFKEYCAFLFFKGVLLKDSIGILIQQTENVQVARQIRFTNLLEIIELQNTLQAYIFEAIEVEKTGIKVPLKKTKAFAVADEFQHKLNTISALKTAFEALTPGRQRAYLLHFSQPKQSKTRESRVEKYIPKILNGKGLDD; this is translated from the coding sequence ATGAATCCTAAGGTTGATTTTTACTTCAATAAATCTAAGTGGCAGCAAGAATTAACACAATTAAGAGCAATTGCGCTCGATTGTGGTCTTACCGAAGAATTGAAATGGGGTTGTCCTTGCTACACGCTCCAAAACAATAACATTGTACTGATACACGAGTTTAAGGAGTATTGTGCTTTTCTTTTTTTTAAAGGTGTTTTATTAAAGGATAGCATAGGCATTTTAATTCAACAAACAGAAAATGTGCAGGTTGCTAGGCAAATTCGCTTTACCAATCTTTTAGAAATAATAGAACTCCAAAATACCTTGCAAGCTTATATTTTTGAAGCCATCGAAGTAGAAAAAACCGGAATAAAAGTGCCTTTGAAAAAGACTAAAGCCTTTGCAGTTGCCGATGAATTTCAACATAAACTAAATACAATATCAGCTTTGAAAACTGCTTTTGAGGCACTAACACCCGGTAGGCAAAGGGCTTATCTATTACATTTTTCTCAGCCTAAACAATCAAAAACTAGAGAATCTAGAGTGGAGAAATACATACCAAAAATATTGAATGGAAAAGGATTAGATGATTAA
- a CDS encoding SRPBCC domain-containing protein, with protein MELKTKIHAEDGKQEIVITREFDLPLELLFKAYVEPEIVEQWMGTKVLKLESKKHGAWQFETSNPQGIVVFKANGVIHEFIPNQKITRTFEMENTPFPTQLEFLEFEKLTENTSKLTIHIIYKSVEFRNQMLGLPFAQGLNMAHNRLQEVVNKLI; from the coding sequence ATGGAACTAAAAACAAAAATCCACGCTGAAGATGGCAAGCAAGAAATCGTAATTACCAGAGAATTTGATTTACCGTTGGAATTGCTTTTTAAAGCTTACGTAGAACCAGAAATCGTTGAGCAGTGGATGGGTACGAAAGTATTAAAACTAGAAAGTAAAAAACATGGAGCCTGGCAATTTGAAACATCAAACCCTCAAGGAATTGTTGTATTTAAAGCCAATGGCGTAATCCATGAATTTATTCCTAATCAAAAAATCACTCGAACTTTTGAAATGGAAAACACACCGTTCCCAACTCAGCTAGAGTTTTTAGAATTTGAAAAACTAACCGAAAACACAAGCAAACTAACCATACATATCATCTATAAATCAGTTGAGTTTAGGAACCAAATGTTAGGCTTACCATTTGCACAAGGTTTAAATATGGCACATAATCGATTACAAGAAGTAGTTAACAAATTAATATAA
- a CDS encoding DUF58 domain-containing protein, with protein MKNFFRKYYTDLFLGTRLFIAIGVCVTLFLFSFFIPILGDLPYFVFAVLMALVIVDLLLLYRTERGVFLRREIPERLSNGDDNELKIYLENFYSFPVSIGIIDEIPFQFQKRDLWFTTNLASREQKSISYLLRPTKRGEYDFGLTRLYVQSPLKLLSRRFNVAGDKIVPVYPSFLKMRQYELMAVSNRLTDIGIKKMRRVGHSMEFDQVKNYVPGDDYRTINWKATARKGDLMVNSYTDEKAQHVYCVIDKSRAMKMPFEGLSLLDYAINASLILSSVALIKEDKAGLITIAEKTGSIVPADRRPMQLNKIMDVLYKEKTRYLEADMEALYISIRATLKQRSLVVFFTNFESMSALERQLPFLKRIAKFHLLLVVFFENTTLKSLSEKPAENVEGIYIKTIAEKFAFEKKLMVKELAKHGILSMLTPPQNLTVNVVNRYLAIKARQQI; from the coding sequence ATGAAGAACTTTTTTAGAAAATATTATACAGACCTGTTTTTAGGCACACGATTATTCATCGCCATTGGTGTATGCGTAACGTTGTTTTTATTTTCTTTCTTTATTCCAATTCTAGGCGATTTACCTTATTTCGTTTTTGCGGTTTTAATGGCTTTGGTTATTGTTGATTTATTGCTTTTATACCGAACTGAAAGAGGTGTTTTTTTAAGGCGAGAAATACCGGAGCGTTTAAGCAATGGCGATGATAACGAACTTAAAATCTACCTCGAAAATTTCTATAGCTTTCCTGTAAGCATTGGGATTATTGATGAAATTCCCTTCCAATTCCAAAAACGTGATTTATGGTTTACTACCAATTTAGCCAGTCGTGAGCAAAAATCCATCAGTTATTTATTGAGACCAACCAAACGTGGTGAGTATGATTTCGGTTTAACGCGATTATATGTTCAATCGCCATTAAAACTATTGAGCCGAAGATTTAATGTTGCTGGTGATAAAATTGTTCCAGTTTATCCGTCTTTTTTAAAGATGAGGCAGTACGAATTGATGGCTGTTTCCAATCGTTTAACCGATATCGGGATTAAAAAAATGAGAAGGGTTGGTCATAGCATGGAATTTGACCAGGTTAAAAATTATGTTCCAGGAGATGATTATCGAACCATCAATTGGAAAGCGACAGCTCGCAAAGGCGATTTAATGGTTAACTCTTATACCGACGAAAAAGCGCAACACGTTTATTGTGTAATTGATAAATCGAGGGCAATGAAAATGCCTTTTGAAGGTTTAAGCCTGCTCGATTATGCCATTAATGCCAGTTTAATTTTAAGCAGCGTAGCACTAATTAAAGAAGATAAAGCAGGGCTGATAACTATTGCGGAAAAAACTGGAAGTATTGTGCCAGCCGACCGCCGACCAATGCAACTAAACAAAATTATGGATGTGTTGTACAAAGAAAAAACCCGTTACCTGGAAGCAGATATGGAAGCTTTGTACATTAGCATTAGAGCAACTCTAAAACAGAGAAGTTTAGTGGTTTTCTTTACCAACTTCGAAAGTATGAGTGCTTTAGAAAGACAATTGCCGTTTTTAAAACGTATTGCTAAGTTCCACCTATTACTGGTTGTATTTTTTGAGAATACCACTTTAAAATCTTTAAGCGAAAAACCAGCAGAAAATGTAGAAGGTATTTACATTAAAACCATCGCAGAAAAATTCGCTTTCGAAAAGAAATTGATGGTTAAAGAATTAGCAAAACATGGTATTTTAAGTATGTTAACTCCACCACAAAATTTAACCGTAAATGTGGTAAATAGATATTTGGCTATAAAGGCTAGACAACAGATTTAA
- a CDS encoding MgtC/SapB family protein, whose translation MDNILQNSHFLTQSEVNKFLIATLLCGLIGLEREFRSKQAGLKTMIMIGLGSTLFTILSVKIGLNSQDRIASNIVTGIGFLGAGVIFKEDNQVKGLTTACVIWIVAAIGMAVGSDYYEQAIGVTFVVLLALLIFPYVENFVERRFTKRTYRIVKRYENESLDDYEEYIRNSKLKLSRGKQELANGIISGSWTAVGSPKNHQKFVDRMLQDKKIIAFDF comes from the coding sequence ATGGATAACATTTTACAAAACAGTCATTTTCTTACGCAGAGCGAAGTCAATAAATTTCTGATTGCCACATTACTTTGCGGATTAATTGGTCTAGAACGTGAGTTTAGAAGTAAACAAGCCGGACTAAAAACAATGATCATGATTGGTTTGGGCTCTACCCTGTTTACCATTTTATCTGTCAAGATTGGTTTAAATAGTCAAGACAGAATTGCTTCAAACATTGTAACCGGAATTGGTTTTTTAGGCGCTGGTGTTATTTTTAAAGAAGACAATCAAGTTAAGGGCTTAACCACTGCCTGTGTAATATGGATAGTTGCCGCAATTGGAATGGCTGTAGGAAGCGATTATTATGAGCAAGCCATCGGGGTTACATTTGTAGTTTTATTGGCACTTTTGATATTCCCTTATGTAGAGAATTTTGTAGAACGTCGTTTTACCAAAAGAACCTATCGCATTGTAAAAAGATATGAAAACGAAAGTTTAGACGATTATGAGGAATACATTAGAAATTCGAAACTAAAACTAAGCAGAGGCAAACAAGAGTTAGCAAACGGCATCATCAGCGGCAGTTGGACAGCAGTTGGCAGCCCTAAAAACCATCAAAAATTTGTAGACAGAATGTTGCAGGACAAAAAGATTATTGCGTTTGATTTTTAA
- a CDS encoding MoxR family ATPase has product MEQEMFNQRTDLTQLNAAVEQIKQSLGKVIVGQKDTIDLLIAGLLADGHLLLEGVPGVAKTLSAKLVAKCISATFSRIQFTPDLMPSDVLGTAVFSPKTAEFQFRQGPIFGNIILVDEINRAPAKTQSALFEAMEERQITVDGNTYVLEEPFMVLATQNPIEQEGTYRLPEAQLDRFLFKIEVKYPSLEEEVEILTNQHQLKTVDQLNEITAVLSIEQIKSLRATIKALFVEPKLLAYAAQITHETRNNKSLYLGASPRASLAMINGAKAIAAMAGRDFVTPDDIIKVAAPVLAHRIMLSPEKEMEGLTTSDVVAQIIKKIEVPR; this is encoded by the coding sequence ATGGAACAGGAAATGTTTAACCAAAGAACCGATTTAACGCAATTGAATGCTGCTGTAGAGCAAATTAAGCAATCGTTGGGGAAAGTTATTGTTGGTCAGAAAGATACGATCGACTTGCTAATTGCTGGTTTACTAGCAGACGGTCACTTATTGTTGGAAGGTGTACCAGGAGTTGCAAAAACGTTAAGTGCCAAGTTGGTTGCAAAATGTATCTCAGCAACGTTTTCAAGGATACAGTTTACACCAGATTTAATGCCTTCGGATGTTTTGGGAACAGCGGTTTTTAGTCCGAAAACAGCAGAATTTCAGTTTAGGCAAGGACCGATTTTCGGCAATATCATTTTGGTAGATGAGATTAATCGTGCGCCAGCAAAAACACAATCTGCATTGTTTGAGGCAATGGAAGAACGCCAAATTACGGTGGACGGAAATACCTATGTTTTGGAAGAACCTTTTATGGTTTTGGCTACTCAAAACCCGATTGAACAGGAGGGAACTTACCGTTTGCCTGAAGCGCAATTAGACCGCTTTCTGTTCAAGATTGAAGTTAAATATCCCTCATTGGAAGAAGAAGTTGAAATTTTAACTAATCAGCACCAGCTAAAAACTGTCGACCAATTAAATGAGATAACAGCGGTTTTATCAATTGAGCAAATCAAATCGTTGAGGGCAACAATTAAAGCATTATTTGTAGAGCCTAAATTATTGGCTTATGCGGCGCAGATTACTCACGAAACACGTAACAATAAATCTTTGTATTTAGGTGCCTCACCAAGAGCTTCTCTAGCAATGATTAATGGTGCAAAAGCAATTGCTGCAATGGCTGGTCGCGATTTTGTAACGCCAGACGACATTATTAAAGTTGCTGCCCCAGTTTTAGCACACAGAATTATGCTAAGTCCTGAAAAGGAAATGGAAGGTTTAACGACCAGCGATGTTGTAGCGCAGATTATTAAAAAGATAGAGGTACCGAGGTAA
- a CDS encoding DUF4256 domain-containing protein has protein sequence MKKQLSTEQHTELISILKVRFEKNMNRHQNLVWDKVQAKLDASPEKMWSLDEMETTGGEPDVVDYDEKTNEYIFYDCSAESPKGRRSICYDHVALEARKEHKPENSAINMAAEMGIELLTEKQYRALQQLGNFDLKTSSWIITPPAIRKLKGALFADRRYDTVFVYHNGAESYYAARGFRGSLRV, from the coding sequence ATGAAAAAGCAATTATCAACAGAGCAACATACAGAACTTATCAGCATATTAAAAGTCCGCTTTGAAAAAAACATGAATCGTCACCAGAACCTTGTGTGGGATAAAGTACAAGCTAAATTAGATGCAAGTCCTGAAAAAATGTGGTCGCTAGATGAAATGGAAACTACTGGTGGCGAACCCGATGTTGTTGATTATGATGAAAAAACTAATGAGTATATTTTTTATGATTGTTCAGCAGAAAGCCCAAAAGGTCGCAGGAGTATTTGTTACGACCACGTAGCTCTGGAAGCAAGGAAAGAACATAAACCTGAAAACAGTGCTATAAATATGGCTGCGGAAATGGGAATTGAGCTTTTAACAGAAAAACAATATAGAGCATTGCAACAACTGGGAAATTTTGACTTGAAAACATCTAGTTGGATAATAACGCCTCCTGCAATTAGGAAACTTAAAGGAGCGCTTTTCGCTGATAGACGTTATGATACCGTTTTTGTTTACCATAACGGGGCAGAATCTTATTACGCGGCAAGAGGATTTCGTGGTTCGCTGAGGGTTTAA
- a CDS encoding alpha-L-fucosidase: protein MKKIVVVFCLVFISFFAVSQTYKAPADGKVAAKLSQWGEKKFGLFMHWGIYAIPGIVESWSINSEDASWIPRDSTKNYEEYKKWYFDISKQFNPVKFDPTIWASYAKKAGMQYVVFTTKHHDGFAMFDTKQSTYKITGSDVPFATNSKANIAKEVFSAFRKEGFMIGAYFSKPDWHNENYWWPRYATPDRNNNYDIRLHPQRWDNFKKFTYNQIEELMSDYGSVDILWLDGGWVRPKATVNEEVLSWGAPIPAWDQDINMPNIAKMAREKQPGLIIVDRTVHGEYENYQTPEQKIPEKPLNYPWETCMTMGDAWGYVPNDNYKSTNTLIHLLVDVVAKGGNFLLDVGPKPDGTFPEPVLQRLTEIGNWMDINKEAIYATRPIAPFKTENVCFTESKTGILYALYLIDEKSVAPLKIRIKSPPKMPKKVTLFGLKSTLKWKQIGDDLEIVLPIGAKDLKHALVFKME, encoded by the coding sequence ATGAAGAAAATAGTTGTTGTATTTTGTCTTGTTTTTATCAGTTTTTTTGCTGTTTCTCAAACCTACAAAGCACCTGCTGATGGAAAAGTAGCGGCTAAATTATCCCAATGGGGAGAGAAAAAATTTGGCCTATTTATGCATTGGGGTATTTACGCCATTCCAGGAATTGTAGAATCATGGAGCATAAATTCTGAAGATGCAAGTTGGATTCCTCGCGATAGCACCAAAAATTACGAAGAATACAAAAAATGGTATTTCGACATCAGTAAACAATTTAATCCTGTAAAGTTTGATCCTACCATTTGGGCTAGCTATGCTAAAAAAGCAGGAATGCAGTATGTGGTTTTTACAACCAAACACCATGATGGTTTTGCAATGTTCGATACTAAACAATCTACTTATAAAATTACTGGGAGCGATGTTCCTTTTGCCACAAATTCTAAAGCAAACATAGCTAAAGAAGTGTTTTCGGCTTTTAGAAAAGAAGGATTTATGATTGGCGCTTATTTCTCTAAACCAGATTGGCACAATGAAAATTATTGGTGGCCAAGATATGCGACGCCAGATCGGAATAACAACTATGATATTCGCTTGCATCCTCAACGCTGGGATAACTTTAAGAAATTTACCTATAACCAAATCGAAGAGTTAATGAGCGATTATGGCTCAGTTGATATTTTATGGTTAGATGGAGGCTGGGTTAGGCCAAAAGCTACTGTTAATGAAGAGGTTTTATCTTGGGGTGCACCAATTCCCGCCTGGGACCAAGATATAAATATGCCAAACATCGCCAAGATGGCTAGAGAAAAACAACCTGGGTTAATCATAGTAGATAGAACTGTTCATGGCGAATACGAAAACTACCAAACACCAGAGCAAAAGATTCCCGAAAAACCATTAAATTATCCTTGGGAAACCTGTATGACAATGGGCGATGCTTGGGGGTATGTGCCAAATGATAATTATAAAAGTACCAATACCTTAATCCACTTGTTAGTGGATGTAGTTGCAAAAGGTGGAAACTTTTTATTGGACGTTGGTCCGAAGCCTGATGGAACTTTCCCAGAACCTGTTTTGCAAAGGTTAACCGAGATAGGGAATTGGATGGATATTAATAAGGAAGCCATCTACGCTACACGGCCAATTGCGCCCTTTAAAACTGAAAATGTTTGTTTTACTGAATCGAAAACAGGGATTCTATATGCGCTTTATTTGATAGATGAGAAAAGTGTTGCTCCGTTAAAAATTAGAATTAAATCGCCACCAAAAATGCCTAAAAAAGTAACATTGTTCGGATTAAAATCTACCTTGAAATGGAAGCAGATTGGAGATGATTTAGAAATCGTGTTGCCTATTGGTGCGAAGGATTTAAAACACGCTTTGGTTTTTAAGATGGAGTAA
- a CDS encoding metalloregulator ArsR/SmtB family transcription factor, producing MNLRRDIFQAIADPTRRAILLLLASQSMTAGAIAANFDTARPTISKHIQILTECELLRQEQKGREISYHFNPNKMKEIAEWLLPFAKMWDDKFNKLEAVMKNYQSGK from the coding sequence ATGAATTTAAGAAGAGATATCTTTCAAGCCATAGCAGATCCAACCAGAAGGGCAATTTTACTGCTATTGGCATCCCAATCAATGACAGCTGGCGCAATAGCAGCTAATTTTGATACAGCCAGACCAACCATTTCCAAACACATTCAAATTTTAACAGAATGCGAACTTTTGCGTCAAGAGCAAAAAGGAAGAGAAATTTCATATCACTTTAACCCAAATAAAATGAAAGAGATAGCAGAGTGGTTGCTCCCATTTGCAAAAATGTGGGATGATAAATTCAATAAATTAGAAGCCGTAATGAAAAACTATCAATCAGGAAAATAG
- a CDS encoding L-serine ammonia-lyase, producing the protein MPNEQISVFDIFKIGIGPSSSHTLGPWRAAQQFTSFLKREGLLNEVEQVKILLYGSLAKTGKGHGTDIAILLGLAGGDPVTFDVNAIDSTVEEIKTSQKLLLGGEQNINFSYNDDLIFLFMESLPFHPNAVTFQAFLNTGKAFSETYYSIGGGFVVKDGENGSEKEQVDLPFPVEKASELLHWCLSTGLKVSEVVMENEAAWRPEAETKKGILKHFQVIKECIYRGSHTGGFLPGGLDVARRALKLNQRLIKGQTYTDYDSWVAAIRNGGNGFNYILDWVSCFALAVNEENAAFGRVVTAPTNGAAGVIPAVLQYFITFCDGYDEDKIIQFIACASEVGSIFKKGATISAAMGGCQAEIGVSSAMAAAALTEVLGGSQRQVLMAAEIAMEHHLGLTCDPIGGLVQIPCIERNTMGAIKAITASQLALQSNPDKAKVSLDAVVNTMWETALDMNSKYKETSDGGLATNIPLSLPEC; encoded by the coding sequence ATGCCAAATGAACAGATTTCAGTTTTCGATATTTTTAAAATAGGAATTGGCCCATCAAGCTCGCATACTTTGGGACCTTGGAGAGCCGCACAACAATTTACATCATTTCTAAAAAGAGAAGGATTATTAAATGAGGTTGAACAGGTAAAAATATTGCTTTATGGTTCTTTAGCTAAAACCGGTAAAGGACACGGAACTGATATTGCTATTTTATTAGGTTTAGCTGGCGGTGACCCTGTAACTTTTGATGTAAATGCAATTGACAGTACAGTTGAAGAAATAAAAACTAGTCAGAAATTATTATTAGGCGGCGAACAAAATATCAATTTCTCCTATAACGATGATTTGATCTTTCTCTTTATGGAAAGTCTACCTTTTCACCCAAATGCTGTTACTTTTCAAGCTTTTTTAAATACTGGCAAAGCTTTTTCTGAAACCTATTATTCAATTGGCGGTGGTTTTGTAGTTAAGGATGGAGAAAATGGAAGTGAAAAAGAACAGGTAGACCTACCATTTCCTGTCGAAAAAGCTAGCGAACTTTTACATTGGTGTTTATCTACTGGACTGAAAGTTAGCGAAGTAGTAATGGAAAACGAAGCTGCTTGGCGACCAGAAGCTGAAACAAAAAAGGGCATATTAAAACATTTTCAAGTGATAAAGGAATGTATTTATCGCGGCAGTCATACAGGTGGTTTTTTACCTGGCGGATTGGATGTTGCCCGAAGAGCATTAAAATTAAATCAGCGTTTAATTAAAGGACAAACTTATACAGATTACGATTCATGGGTTGCCGCAATTAGAAATGGAGGTAACGGTTTCAATTATATTTTAGATTGGGTAAGTTGTTTTGCCTTGGCAGTTAATGAAGAAAATGCCGCCTTTGGAAGAGTGGTTACAGCGCCGACAAATGGTGCTGCTGGTGTGATTCCTGCTGTTTTACAGTATTTCATTACCTTTTGCGATGGTTATGATGAAGACAAGATCATCCAGTTTATCGCTTGCGCTTCTGAAGTTGGCAGTATATTTAAAAAAGGTGCTACGATTTCTGCAGCAATGGGTGGTTGTCAGGCAGAGATTGGCGTTTCATCTGCAATGGCTGCCGCAGCATTAACGGAAGTTTTAGGCGGCTCGCAACGCCAAGTTTTAATGGCTGCAGAAATTGCAATGGAGCATCATTTAGGTTTAACCTGTGACCCAATTGGTGGATTAGTTCAAATCCCTTGCATAGAACGTAATACAATGGGTGCCATCAAGGCGATAACTGCTAGTCAGTTGGCGTTACAAAGTAATCCTGATAAGGCAAAAGTAAGTTTAGATGCAGTGGTAAATACAATGTGGGAAACTGCCTTAGATATGAATTCTAAATACAAAGAAACTTCTGACGGTGGCTTGGCAACAAATATACCATTGAGTTTGCCAGAGTGTTAG
- a CDS encoding DoxX family protein, whose translation MTKRNKIIYWVATIWLALGMLSTGIVQLIKMKEEADMMAHLGYPLYFLTLLGIWKILGVIAILIPKFPLLKEWTYAGFSFTMSGAIFSHLAIGDGAKDFFGPTLLLILILVSWYFRPADRKTISINQ comes from the coding sequence ATGACAAAGAGAAACAAAATTATCTATTGGGTAGCTACAATTTGGCTGGCACTAGGAATGCTATCTACTGGAATTGTACAATTAATTAAAATGAAAGAAGAAGCAGATATGATGGCTCATTTAGGTTATCCATTATATTTTCTGACTTTGCTAGGCATTTGGAAAATCTTGGGTGTTATAGCCATACTTATCCCTAAATTTCCTTTGTTAAAAGAATGGACATACGCTGGTTTTTCCTTTACCATGTCTGGTGCTATCTTCTCTCATTTAGCTATTGGTGATGGTGCCAAAGATTTTTTTGGACCAACATTATTGTTAATCTTGATTTTAGTATCTTGGTATTTCAGACCTGCTGATAGAAAAACCATTTCAATTAACCAATAA
- a CDS encoding AEC family transporter produces MANFILIGLCIIAGILFRKNKILPKDAHKGINAWIIYIALPAVSFKYLPHITFTKELLLPILAPICVWVFGWLYITFYKRINPKMSLATAGGMKLTSSLSNTSFIGFPLIMAYFSEKELAIAIICDQITFTLLSTIGIIVAIKSSQDQKLNVRLVVKKVLTFPPFIGCVLALVLPRFINLSPLDTLFDKLAGTVGPLALFSIGLQLKFGGWFSELKYISIALIYKLILAPMLILIIALIFGLTGIITKITIFEMAMPTLLTAGVVADQYNLNPKVSNLVVGIGIVLSFLTTGIWWLVLTYSGLV; encoded by the coding sequence ATGGCAAATTTTATTCTTATAGGTTTATGCATTATTGCAGGGATTCTTTTCAGGAAAAATAAAATCTTACCAAAAGATGCGCATAAAGGGATAAATGCTTGGATTATTTACATAGCATTGCCAGCAGTATCGTTTAAATATTTACCACATATTACTTTCACAAAAGAATTGCTGCTGCCAATACTTGCACCTATTTGTGTTTGGGTTTTTGGTTGGCTATACATCACATTTTATAAAAGGATAAATCCTAAAATGAGCTTGGCAACAGCCGGAGGAATGAAGTTAACTAGTTCATTGAGTAATACTTCATTTATTGGGTTTCCATTAATTATGGCCTATTTTAGTGAAAAGGAGTTAGCAATTGCCATCATTTGTGATCAGATTACTTTCACCTTACTTTCTACAATTGGTATTATTGTAGCCATAAAATCCTCGCAAGATCAGAAACTAAATGTTCGGCTTGTGGTAAAAAAAGTACTGACTTTTCCTCCGTTTATAGGCTGTGTGTTAGCTTTAGTTTTACCCAGATTTATTAATTTATCACCATTAGATACTTTGTTTGATAAGCTTGCTGGAACAGTTGGTCCGTTGGCATTATTCTCTATCGGTTTACAGTTAAAATTTGGCGGCTGGTTTTCTGAGTTAAAATACATCAGCATTGCTTTAATATACAAGTTAATACTTGCGCCGATGCTTATTCTAATTATAGCATTGATATTTGGCTTAACAGGCATAATTACAAAAATTACCATTTTTGAGATGGCAATGCCCACGTTATTAACTGCAGGAGTTGTTGCAGATCAGTATAACCTCAATCCAAAAGTATCTAATTTAGTGGTTGGAATTGGTATTGTATTATCCTTTTTAACTACCGGAATTTGGTGGCTAGTTTTAACTTATTCGGGATTGGTTTAA